The Pirellulimonas nuda genome includes a region encoding these proteins:
- a CDS encoding DUF1549 domain-containing protein has translation MRTTRWLLGVCLVCAPASGAQGIDFDTDVAPLFSKAGCNAASCHGSAAGQAGFRLSLFGGDPAFDFRSIVSELEGRRVNHAAPLQSLLLAKPTGGLDHGGGEVLDPDGPAARVISQWIEAGAHRKELRRLERLIVSPASFSVDSAPASLRVRVTAVFSDAQRRDVSDTAVYESHNDAALAVDGAGGVRVNLAGQHTAVVRFGGQAVSFSVSSPLGAEPPVLPASASANWVDEEVNAKLLALRLAPAGPCGDRQFIRRVTLDLAGRLPEPAEVERFVADASATKRAELIDALLESDGFTEYWTHRLATQLRVQNPGGDPEAAEALYRWLREQVAADQGWDAIARSLILSQGDTHQNGAAVVHRFFPTAREEAEYVSETLMGVRLRCANCHNHPLDRWTQDDYHGLAAVFAGVDRGRVVRFTGRGEITHPRTGGPAAARIPGDRFLAGGADGRQEFADWLTSPANPYFAEAMAGRVWEALMGRGLVSPVDDLRVTNPPSHPELLQRLSTHFADDGYRLRPLVRLICNSAAYNRGDAPASDAGAADDRFYSHALAKPLSAEVLADAISDVTGVADDYAGAARAINVVDRTVSAPALEALGQCLPGEPCSSAEGGERGIAAQLRLMNGDLMNAKIAAPAGRLHTLIGRGDTTPRIVEAFYLHALSRPPNPVELADWADRIDTTTDPQERTGRLEDFLWALLNSHEFSANH, from the coding sequence ATGCGCACCACCCGCTGGCTGCTCGGCGTCTGCCTTGTCTGTGCGCCCGCAAGCGGCGCCCAGGGGATCGACTTCGACACCGACGTGGCGCCGCTGTTCTCCAAGGCCGGCTGCAACGCGGCGAGCTGCCACGGCAGCGCCGCGGGGCAGGCCGGGTTCCGGTTGTCGCTGTTCGGCGGGGACCCCGCGTTCGACTTCCGATCGATCGTCAGCGAGCTGGAAGGACGCCGCGTGAACCACGCAGCCCCGCTCCAGAGCCTGCTGCTCGCCAAACCAACCGGCGGGCTCGACCACGGCGGCGGCGAGGTGCTCGACCCCGACGGCCCGGCCGCGCGGGTGATCTCCCAGTGGATCGAAGCGGGCGCCCACAGGAAGGAGCTGCGTCGGCTCGAGCGGTTGATCGTCTCCCCCGCCTCGTTCTCGGTCGACTCGGCGCCGGCGTCGCTGCGGGTCCGCGTGACGGCCGTGTTCAGCGACGCTCAGCGACGCGACGTGTCCGACACCGCGGTCTACGAGAGCCACAACGACGCGGCGCTGGCGGTCGACGGGGCGGGGGGCGTGAGGGTCAACCTCGCCGGGCAGCACACCGCGGTCGTCCGGTTCGGCGGCCAGGCGGTTAGCTTTTCGGTTTCGTCGCCCCTGGGCGCCGAGCCGCCGGTCCTGCCCGCTTCGGCCAGCGCGAACTGGGTAGACGAAGAGGTCAACGCCAAGCTCCTCGCCCTGCGGTTGGCGCCGGCCGGGCCCTGCGGCGACCGCCAGTTCATCCGGCGTGTGACGCTCGATCTGGCCGGCCGCCTCCCCGAGCCGGCCGAGGTAGAGCGGTTTGTGGCCGACGCCTCCGCCACGAAACGCGCCGAACTGATCGACGCGCTGCTGGAGTCGGACGGGTTCACCGAGTACTGGACCCATCGGCTGGCGACCCAGCTCCGCGTGCAAAACCCGGGGGGCGACCCCGAGGCAGCCGAGGCGCTCTACCGTTGGCTGCGCGAGCAAGTGGCCGCCGACCAAGGGTGGGATGCGATCGCCCGGTCGCTCATCCTTTCCCAGGGAGACACCCACCAGAACGGCGCGGCGGTCGTTCACCGCTTCTTCCCCACCGCGCGCGAAGAGGCGGAGTACGTAAGCGAGACGCTGATGGGGGTCCGGCTCCGCTGCGCCAACTGCCACAACCACCCGCTCGACCGCTGGACCCAGGACGACTACCACGGGCTGGCCGCGGTGTTTGCCGGGGTCGACCGCGGCCGCGTCGTGCGGTTCACGGGGCGGGGCGAGATCACCCACCCGCGGACCGGCGGGCCCGCCGCGGCGCGGATCCCCGGCGACCGCTTCCTGGCCGGCGGCGCCGACGGGCGGCAGGAGTTCGCCGACTGGCTGACCTCGCCGGCGAACCCCTACTTTGCCGAGGCGATGGCCGGCCGGGTGTGGGAGGCGCTGATGGGACGCGGGCTAGTGAGCCCCGTCGACGACCTACGCGTCACCAACCCGCCGTCCCACCCGGAGCTGTTGCAGCGGCTCTCAACGCACTTCGCCGACGACGGCTACCGGCTCCGCCCCCTGGTGCGCCTGATCTGCAACTCGGCCGCGTACAACCGCGGCGACGCGCCGGCCTCCGACGCCGGCGCCGCGGACGATCGTTTCTACTCGCACGCCCTGGCCAAGCCGCTGTCGGCCGAAGTGCTGGCCGATGCGATCAGCGACGTCACCGGCGTGGCCGACGACTACGCCGGCGCGGCCCGAGCGATCAACGTCGTCGACCGCACCGTCTCGGCGCCCGCGCTAGAGGCCCTCGGCCAGTGCCTGCCGGGCGAGCCCTGCTCCTCGGCCGAGGGGGGAGAACGGGGGATCGCCGCCCAACTGCGGCTGATGAACGGCGACCTAATGAACGCCAAGATCGCCGCCCCCGCCGGCCGGCTGCACACGCTCATCGGCCGGGGGGACACGACCCCGCGGATCGTCGAGGCGTTCTACCTTCATGCATTGAGCCGTCCGCCGAACCCAGTAGAGCTGGCCGATTGGGCGGACCGGATCGACACGACCACGGACCCGCAAGAGCGGACCGGCCGCCTTGAAGACTTCCTCTGGGCCCTGCTGAACAGCCATGAGTTTTCTGCCAACCACTAG
- a CDS encoding NRAMP family divalent metal transporter, whose amino-acid sequence MRLPNALLKFGPAIIIVSIVLGPGSVLSSSKVGCQYGYQFLWVIAAATLLMMGMSTLGTLVGVSVQATPCEEVARRFGRPASVLVGVTLFLVVACFQASNNIAVLASLEGLTGSVADAPARGSGSGVASVAILAAMNLLIVAALYGFKQTYRWLERFMGALVLTMVVGFVINLVLAQPSIAGMLRGLIPSLPQGRGESLLPRLSDGEVVDPFWGVQALIATTLSVAAAFFQPYLVREKKWTSQDARAGVGDALRGIALLGATTAVVMATSAAALHGKLAPEALRSAGDVARQLEPLFGEYAAALFSLGIFCAAFSSFLGNALIGGVVLSDSLGWGASFDGRAPKLLTCLALAAGMAAAMASTVTTFSVVQLVVLAQALTVLGGPLLAFVLLWLATKLSGRGRLATIPFALVVTLVSIGLAVRTAWRLYLQSGL is encoded by the coding sequence GTGAGACTCCCCAACGCACTGCTGAAGTTCGGGCCCGCGATCATCATCGTCTCCATCGTGCTGGGCCCGGGGAGCGTCCTGTCGAGCTCGAAGGTCGGGTGCCAGTACGGCTACCAATTCCTGTGGGTGATCGCCGCGGCGACGCTGCTGATGATGGGGATGTCGACCCTGGGGACCCTGGTCGGCGTCTCGGTTCAGGCGACGCCGTGCGAAGAAGTCGCGCGTCGTTTTGGCCGACCGGCCTCTGTGCTGGTCGGGGTGACGCTGTTCTTGGTGGTCGCCTGCTTTCAGGCGTCGAACAACATCGCGGTGCTGGCCTCGCTGGAGGGGCTGACCGGCTCCGTCGCAGACGCGCCCGCGCGCGGCAGCGGGTCGGGCGTGGCTTCCGTGGCGATCCTCGCGGCGATGAACCTGTTGATCGTGGCCGCCTTGTACGGATTCAAGCAAACCTACCGCTGGCTTGAGCGCTTCATGGGGGCGCTGGTCCTGACGATGGTCGTCGGCTTCGTCATCAATCTCGTGCTCGCGCAACCGTCGATCGCAGGGATGCTCCGGGGGCTGATCCCCAGCCTCCCGCAGGGCAGGGGGGAGTCGCTGCTGCCGCGCCTGTCCGACGGCGAGGTGGTCGACCCGTTCTGGGGGGTGCAGGCGCTGATCGCGACGACCCTCTCGGTGGCGGCGGCGTTCTTTCAACCCTACCTGGTCCGCGAGAAGAAGTGGACCAGCCAGGACGCACGGGCCGGCGTCGGCGACGCGCTGCGCGGCATCGCCCTGTTGGGCGCTACGACGGCCGTTGTGATGGCGACCAGCGCCGCGGCCCTGCACGGCAAGCTGGCGCCCGAGGCGCTGCGGTCGGCCGGCGACGTCGCCAGGCAGCTCGAGCCGCTCTTCGGCGAGTACGCCGCGGCGCTCTTCTCGCTGGGCATCTTCTGCGCCGCGTTCAGCTCGTTTCTTGGCAACGCCCTGATCGGCGGGGTCGTGCTGTCCGACTCGCTGGGTTGGGGCGCGTCGTTCGACGGCAGGGCGCCCAAGCTGCTGACCTGCCTGGCGTTGGCCGCGGGGATGGCCGCCGCCATGGCCTCGACCGTCACTACGTTCAGCGTGGTTCAGCTCGTGGTGCTGGCGCAGGCGCTCACCGTTCTCGGCGGGCCGCTGCTGGCGTTTGTGCTGCTGTGGCTTGCAACGAAGCTGTCGGGCCGGGGCCGTCTGGCGACGATCCCGTTTGCGCTGGTGGTGACCCTTGTGTCGATCGGGTTGGCGGTCAGAACGGCTTGGCGTCTGTACCTGCAAAGTGGGCTATGA
- a CDS encoding Gfo/Idh/MocA family protein → MRPPALDRRLAACLLITFGLLPAPACSGEPPEPDVLRVGIVGCDTSHAVAFAQIMNDPAAVGACARVEVTAAFPGGSPDIPSSRDRVAGYVDQLHGMGVEITQDLSELAASVDAILLESVDGRTHLPQFRTIAVGKPVFIDKPASDSVAGFLAIREIAGRTNTPIFSSSALRYCQNVASLQDSDAVGRLVGVEVAAPMALEPHHPDLFWYGIHGVESLYALLGPECLEVTRVAAGGHDVSVGTWSDGRVGVYRGLKQGRAGYAFTAYGENGINHSSGFSGYDPLVEQIAEFFVTRRAPVSPEETTGILAFMEAADESRRLQAPVKIETILQRAQSAAEGE, encoded by the coding sequence ATGCGTCCCCCCGCACTCGACCGGCGACTCGCAGCCTGCTTGCTCATCACGTTTGGCTTGCTTCCCGCGCCGGCCTGCAGCGGGGAGCCTCCCGAGCCGGACGTGCTGCGCGTGGGCATTGTCGGCTGCGACACGTCGCACGCGGTCGCGTTCGCCCAGATCATGAACGACCCCGCGGCGGTGGGCGCCTGCGCACGGGTAGAAGTGACGGCCGCGTTCCCGGGGGGGAGCCCCGACATCCCGAGCAGCCGGGACCGCGTTGCCGGGTACGTGGATCAGCTACACGGGATGGGGGTAGAGATCACCCAGGACCTCTCGGAGCTCGCCGCCTCGGTCGATGCAATCCTGCTAGAAAGCGTCGACGGGCGGACCCACCTGCCGCAGTTCCGCACCATCGCCGTGGGGAAGCCGGTGTTTATCGACAAGCCGGCGTCCGACAGCGTGGCGGGCTTCCTGGCGATCCGTGAGATCGCTGGTCGTACGAACACCCCCATCTTCTCTTCGTCCGCGCTGCGCTACTGCCAGAACGTAGCGTCCCTGCAAGACAGCGACGCCGTGGGCCGGCTGGTGGGGGTAGAGGTGGCCGCCCCCATGGCGCTCGAGCCGCACCACCCCGATCTCTTCTGGTACGGGATCCACGGCGTCGAGTCGCTCTACGCGCTGCTGGGCCCAGAGTGCCTGGAAGTGACCCGCGTCGCGGCCGGCGGCCATGACGTGTCGGTCGGAACCTGGAGCGATGGCCGCGTCGGCGTCTACCGGGGCCTGAAGCAGGGACGCGCGGGCTACGCGTTTACCGCCTACGGCGAGAACGGCATCAACCACTCCTCCGGGTTCTCGGGGTACGATCCGCTGGTGGAGCAGATCGCAGAGTTCTTCGTCACTCGCCGGGCGCCGGTGAGCCCAGAAGAGACGACCGGCATCCTTGCGTTCATGGAGGCGGCCGACGAGAGCCGGCGTCTGCAAGCGCCGGTGAAGATCGAGACCATCCTCCAGCGGGCCCAGTCGGCCGCAGAAGGGGAGTAA
- a CDS encoding glucosamine-6-phosphate deaminase: MIVHKLPTAQAAGTAAAGRAADLLRAALASPGHANLLVATGASQLGLLSALAAEQGIDWRRVVGFHLDEYIGIGFTHSASFRNYLWSRFLSKLPMPMAAFHYIEPEPDPQAECQRLAGVLAAHPIDLALIGIGENGHLAFNDPPADFQTQRPYLCVELDEACRLQQHREGWFETLEEVPTRAITMSVRQILASRRLVCTAPDQRKAAAVRDALTGPITPDVPASILQTRADAELFLDEGSASLLPADPHDPGPTDPDAGAALPRPPIHPTDE; the protein is encoded by the coding sequence ATGATCGTCCATAAGCTCCCTACCGCACAAGCAGCCGGAACGGCGGCGGCCGGCCGTGCGGCCGACCTGCTGAGGGCCGCCCTGGCGTCGCCGGGGCACGCCAACCTGTTGGTCGCCACGGGGGCGTCGCAGCTCGGATTGTTGTCTGCACTCGCCGCCGAGCAGGGGATCGACTGGCGTCGCGTCGTCGGGTTTCACCTCGACGAGTATATCGGCATCGGCTTCACGCACAGCGCGTCGTTCCGCAACTACCTCTGGAGCCGCTTCCTCTCGAAGCTGCCCATGCCGATGGCGGCCTTCCACTACATTGAGCCGGAGCCCGACCCCCAGGCCGAGTGCCAACGCCTGGCAGGGGTCCTGGCCGCCCACCCGATCGACTTGGCGCTAATCGGGATCGGGGAGAACGGGCACCTAGCGTTCAACGACCCCCCGGCCGACTTCCAGACGCAGCGCCCCTACTTGTGCGTCGAGCTCGACGAGGCCTGCCGGCTGCAGCAGCACCGCGAGGGGTGGTTCGAGACGCTTGAAGAAGTGCCGACACGCGCGATCACGATGAGCGTGCGGCAGATCCTCGCGAGCCGGCGGCTCGTTTGCACGGCGCCCGACCAACGCAAGGCAGCGGCCGTGCGAGACGCGTTGACCGGACCGATCACGCCGGACGTCCCCGCATCGATCTTGCAGACCCGTGCCGACGCAGAGCTGTTCCTGGACGAAGGGAGCGCCTCGCTGCTGCCGGCCGACCCCCACGACCCCGGCCCTACCGATCCGGACGCCGGTGCGGCACTGCCTCGGCCGCCTATTCATCCAACCGACGAGTGA
- a CDS encoding N-acetylglucosamine-6-phosphate deacetylase: MPDQFDIQVNGYAGVDFNSDSIGVEDIAAACLELQRDGVASILATVITASPERMRGRIARIAGAVAASPVAARVIHGIHVEGPCISQQPGYVGTHPAAQTRDASPDVMQPLIEAGGGLVKLVTLAPERDAGHATTRWLADRQIVVSAGHSDATLDQLRGAIDQGLSMFTHLGNGCPLTLARHDNIVQRVLSLAPSLWTCFIADGIHVPWFALRNYLKTVGVERAILVSDAISAAGKGAGRFTLGDLEVVVDNNLATWSSDGQRLMGSACPLPTALENLVREAGIPRNDARRMAGANPRAALGLAAP; this comes from the coding sequence ATGCCTGACCAGTTCGATATCCAGGTGAACGGCTACGCCGGCGTCGACTTCAACTCCGATAGCATCGGCGTTGAGGACATCGCAGCCGCCTGCTTGGAGTTGCAGCGCGACGGCGTCGCCTCGATCTTGGCGACCGTCATCACGGCCAGCCCCGAGCGGATGCGCGGCCGGATCGCACGGATCGCCGGCGCCGTCGCGGCGTCGCCGGTCGCGGCGCGTGTGATCCACGGGATCCACGTTGAGGGGCCCTGTATCAGCCAGCAGCCCGGCTACGTCGGGACCCACCCCGCGGCCCAAACGCGGGACGCCTCTCCAGACGTTATGCAGCCGCTCATCGAGGCGGGGGGGGGCCTGGTGAAGCTGGTCACCCTCGCCCCCGAGCGGGACGCGGGGCACGCGACGACGCGTTGGTTGGCGGACCGGCAGATCGTGGTCTCCGCGGGGCACAGCGACGCCACCCTCGACCAGTTGCGGGGGGCGATCGATCAAGGGCTCTCGATGTTCACCCACCTGGGGAACGGCTGCCCGCTGACGCTGGCTCGCCACGACAACATCGTGCAGCGCGTGCTAAGCCTGGCGCCAAGCCTGTGGACCTGCTTCATCGCCGACGGGATCCACGTTCCCTGGTTTGCGCTGCGCAACTACCTGAAGACGGTTGGTGTCGAGCGCGCGATCCTCGTCAGCGACGCCATCTCTGCCGCCGGGAAGGGCGCGGGGCGGTTTACGCTGGGTGACCTCGAGGTTGTCGTCGATAACAACCTGGCCACGTGGTCGAGCGATGGGCAGCGCCTGATGGGCTCGGCCTGCCCGCTCCCCACGGCGCTCGAGAACCTGGTGCGGGAAGCGGGGATCCCACGCAACGACGCCCGACGCATGGCGGGGGCTAACCCACGGGCCGCCCTTGGCCTTGCCGCGCCGTGA
- a CDS encoding DUF1549 and DUF1553 domain-containing protein — MRRDLVRAGSESRGRWRPAIASLLGLALFCAGPLLAADPAAPSATASDGQSGPLSYESDIRPILKAHCFYCHGEDETIEGGVDLRQVRRMIASHAIDEADPLGSSLLSMVQSGAMPLDGKPLEPHDVDLIRRWLAQGHRTARPEPEELPDFYITEEEQQHWAFQPVEARQPPAGLAEHPVDAFVQERLRTVGIAPAPPADRVTLIRRATLDLLGVPPTPEAVDRFLNDQQPGAWARAIDRLLDDPAYGPRWGRHWLDVVGYADSNGGLRDSPREHAWHYRDYVIDSYNSDKPFNEFLLEQIAGDELVGVDQTDAGKPIEDATRWDPLAATGFWAMPPDSSADSGVDAAVVREEALADRVRVVGTALLGMTVQCAQCHDHRFDPISHRDYFRLRALIDPVYNVQAWRKPDQRLIAAYTPEEIASNDVIEQRAIKVDQECEALIAREYAKYLEERMAPIKDERVKEQVRVAWNKSPDKRSEDEQRLLKEHDCDFRPSTHLRSVPGRKEQEAQRVALLEQAESIRATKLSRVFMAATEVPGQVPKTRRHHRGNPADPREEVLPGDLTVIRDRPKLPANDPELPTTGRRLAYARWLTSGKHPLVARVLVNRFWQHHFGAGLVAATDDFGMRTPRPAYGDLLDYLADRFVRDGWSLKEFHRLVMTSHVYQQSATNPAAEAIDAGNRLLARASLRRLEAEAVRDCVLAVSGQLDGALGGRPATVARDPRGGIVLGKELVNASNKVVHTVLPIDDAHRRSVYVQAIRERPLSVLAAFDMPTMTPNCTQRAVTTVAPQSLMMLNDRFVVDESDAAADRLIAEHDGSVPEQVRQLWRLAYGAPPTGPELEDAVVFVEALGRQQASVESERSPERRALSALCQVVFASNRFLYIP, encoded by the coding sequence TTGAGACGAGATCTTGTTCGCGCCGGCAGCGAGAGCCGCGGTCGATGGCGACCCGCGATTGCCTCGCTGCTGGGGCTCGCGTTGTTCTGCGCTGGCCCGCTGCTGGCGGCTGACCCGGCAGCCCCGAGCGCTACCGCTTCCGACGGCCAGAGCGGGCCGCTCTCGTACGAGTCAGACATCCGCCCGATCTTGAAGGCGCACTGCTTCTACTGCCACGGCGAGGACGAGACGATCGAGGGGGGCGTAGACCTCCGACAGGTGCGACGGATGATCGCGTCGCACGCGATCGACGAGGCCGATCCGCTGGGATCTTCGCTGCTGAGCATGGTGCAGTCCGGGGCGATGCCGCTAGACGGCAAGCCGCTGGAACCGCACGACGTCGACCTGATCCGTCGCTGGCTCGCCCAGGGGCATCGGACCGCACGGCCGGAGCCAGAGGAGCTGCCCGACTTCTACATCACCGAAGAAGAGCAGCAGCACTGGGCGTTCCAGCCGGTGGAGGCCCGGCAGCCCCCGGCCGGCCTGGCCGAGCACCCCGTTGACGCCTTCGTGCAGGAGCGGCTGCGGACCGTCGGGATCGCTCCCGCCCCGCCGGCCGACCGGGTGACGCTGATCCGCCGCGCCACGCTCGACCTGCTCGGCGTGCCGCCGACCCCCGAGGCGGTCGACCGGTTCCTGAACGACCAACAGCCCGGCGCTTGGGCCCGGGCCATCGACCGCCTGCTGGACGACCCGGCGTACGGCCCGCGGTGGGGGCGGCATTGGCTGGACGTGGTTGGCTACGCCGACTCCAACGGCGGGCTGCGAGACTCGCCCCGCGAGCACGCCTGGCACTACCGCGACTACGTCATCGACTCCTACAACAGCGACAAGCCGTTCAACGAGTTCCTGCTGGAGCAGATTGCCGGAGACGAGCTCGTCGGCGTCGACCAAACCGACGCCGGCAAACCGATCGAAGACGCGACGCGTTGGGACCCCTTGGCCGCCACCGGGTTCTGGGCGATGCCCCCCGACTCCAGCGCCGACAGCGGCGTTGACGCGGCGGTGGTGCGCGAAGAAGCATTGGCCGACCGGGTGCGGGTAGTCGGCACGGCGCTGTTGGGGATGACGGTCCAGTGCGCCCAGTGCCACGACCACCGCTTCGATCCGATCTCTCACCGCGACTACTTCCGGCTGCGGGCGCTAATCGACCCGGTCTACAACGTGCAGGCCTGGCGGAAGCCCGACCAACGCCTGATCGCCGCCTACACCCCCGAGGAGATCGCCAGCAATGACGTGATCGAACAGCGGGCGATCAAAGTGGACCAAGAGTGCGAGGCGCTCATCGCGCGCGAGTACGCCAAGTACCTCGAAGAACGCATGGCGCCCATCAAGGACGAGCGGGTCAAAGAGCAGGTCCGAGTCGCCTGGAACAAGAGCCCGGACAAGCGCAGCGAAGACGAGCAGCGCCTGCTCAAGGAGCACGACTGTGATTTTCGGCCGTCCACCCACCTGCGCTCGGTGCCGGGCCGCAAGGAACAAGAAGCACAGCGCGTCGCGCTGCTCGAACAGGCAGAGTCGATCCGCGCGACCAAGCTCTCCCGTGTGTTCATGGCGGCGACCGAGGTCCCCGGCCAGGTTCCCAAGACGCGTCGGCACCACCGCGGCAACCCCGCCGACCCCCGAGAAGAGGTGCTCCCCGGCGACCTCACGGTGATCCGCGACCGGCCCAAGCTGCCCGCCAATGACCCGGAGCTCCCGACCACGGGCCGGCGGCTCGCCTACGCCCGCTGGCTGACCAGCGGCAAGCACCCGCTGGTCGCACGGGTTCTGGTCAACCGGTTCTGGCAGCACCACTTCGGCGCGGGCCTGGTCGCCGCCACGGACGACTTCGGCATGCGGACGCCGCGGCCGGCCTACGGCGACCTGCTCGACTACTTGGCGGACCGGTTCGTTCGTGACGGCTGGTCGCTCAAAGAGTTCCATCGCTTGGTGATGACGTCGCACGTGTACCAACAGTCCGCCACAAACCCGGCCGCGGAGGCGATCGACGCGGGCAACCGGCTGCTGGCGCGTGCCTCGCTGCGCCGGCTGGAGGCAGAAGCGGTCCGTGACTGTGTGCTGGCCGTCAGCGGACAGCTCGACGGCGCCCTCGGCGGCCGACCGGCGACCGTCGCCCGCGACCCGCGTGGCGGGATCGTGCTGGGCAAGGAGCTCGTCAACGCCAGCAACAAAGTCGTCCACACCGTCCTGCCGATCGACGACGCGCACCGGCGCAGCGTCTATGTGCAAGCCATCCGCGAGCGCCCGCTCAGCGTGCTGGCCGCCTTTGACATGCCAACGATGACCCCCAACTGCACACAGCGGGCCGTAACCACGGTCGCCCCGCAGTCTCTGATGATGTTGAACGACCGTTTTGTCGTCGACGAGAGCGACGCGGCGGCCGACCGCTTGATCGCCGAACACGACGGGTCCGTCCCGGAGCAGGTCCGCCAGCTATGGCGGCTGGCCTACGGCGCCCCTCCCACCGGCCCGGAGCTCGAAGACGCCGTCGTCTTTGTCGAAGCGCTCGGTCGGCAGCAGGCGTCGGTTGAATCGGAGCGATCGCCGGAGCGGCGCGCGCTGTCGGCCCTCTGCCAGGTAGTCTTCGCCTCGAACCGGTTCCTCTACATCCCCTGA
- a CDS encoding DUF1501 domain-containing protein → MHRRTFLSRISAASIALPWLLERDGLLAAEAGRTPVKPAFDAIYDLTPKAPPHGARATAMIDLFQFGGPSQMDLFDPKPLLTKRHAERFPGEVSVGNTAGNSGLVFGSPWRFGRHGQCGMDVSELLPETAKIVDDLCHLRGMQFGTNAHDRGAYLANTCGPTPGRPVLGSWLTFALGSENDSLPAYVSLTAKGGLPYLNEANWHAGYLPNIYQGTQVRNAEPRVLNLDPPPHLAGQAQQSQLALLQKLNQSHYQQHPAELDLQARIASYGLAARMQQKAKEAFNLADEPEHIRRLYGLDNPDTSEYGERCLIARRLVERGVRFVQLLHDGNGDIDWDSHGRIIKGLPQACLRTDRGTAALVIDLKQRGLLDTTIVRWGGEMGRLPTAEGASDHAAWGRDHNGKAGCMWMAGGGFRAGLIHGETDEWGHEAVDGIVTAEDWHATVLHQFGLDHEALTYKADGQSYTLTDGKPARVLHELLA, encoded by the coding sequence ATGCACCGTCGAACATTCCTCAGCCGGATCTCGGCCGCGTCGATCGCGCTACCCTGGCTGCTGGAGCGGGACGGGTTGCTGGCCGCCGAGGCGGGCCGCACGCCGGTCAAGCCGGCGTTCGACGCGATCTACGACCTGACGCCCAAGGCGCCGCCGCACGGCGCCCGTGCGACGGCGATGATCGACTTGTTCCAGTTCGGCGGGCCGAGCCAGATGGACCTGTTTGATCCGAAGCCGCTGCTCACCAAGCGCCACGCGGAGCGGTTCCCAGGCGAGGTCAGCGTAGGGAACACCGCCGGCAACTCCGGCCTCGTGTTTGGCAGCCCCTGGCGGTTCGGCCGGCACGGCCAGTGCGGCATGGACGTTTCGGAGTTGCTGCCCGAAACCGCCAAGATCGTCGACGACCTGTGCCACCTGCGGGGGATGCAGTTCGGCACCAACGCGCACGACCGCGGCGCCTACCTGGCCAATACCTGTGGCCCGACGCCGGGGCGGCCGGTGCTGGGGAGCTGGCTGACGTTTGCCCTGGGGAGCGAGAACGATTCGCTGCCGGCCTACGTGTCGTTGACGGCTAAGGGGGGCCTGCCGTACTTGAACGAAGCCAACTGGCACGCGGGCTACCTGCCGAACATCTATCAGGGGACCCAGGTCCGCAACGCGGAGCCGCGGGTGCTGAACCTCGACCCCCCGCCCCACCTGGCGGGCCAGGCCCAGCAGTCGCAACTGGCCCTGCTGCAGAAGCTCAACCAATCCCACTACCAGCAGCACCCCGCCGAGCTCGACCTGCAGGCCCGGATCGCGTCGTACGGGCTCGCGGCCCGCATGCAGCAGAAGGCCAAGGAGGCGTTCAACCTGGCCGACGAGCCGGAGCACATCCGCAGGCTCTACGGCTTAGACAACCCCGACACCTCCGAGTACGGCGAGCGCTGCTTGATCGCCAGGCGGCTGGTCGAACGGGGGGTCCGCTTTGTCCAACTGCTGCACGACGGCAACGGCGACATCGACTGGGACAGCCACGGCAGGATCATCAAGGGCCTGCCGCAGGCCTGCCTGCGGACCGACCGCGGGACCGCCGCGCTGGTGATCGATCTCAAGCAACGCGGGCTGCTCGACACGACCATCGTGCGATGGGGGGGCGAGATGGGGCGGCTGCCCACCGCCGAAGGGGCGAGCGATCACGCCGCCTGGGGACGCGACCACAACGGCAAGGCGGGGTGCATGTGGATGGCCGGCGGCGGGTTCCGAGCCGGCCTCATCCACGGCGAAACCGACGAGTGGGGTCACGAGGCGGTCGACGGCATTGTGACCGCCGAAGACTGGCACGCCACGGTCCTCCACCAGTTCGGCCTCGACCACGAGGCGCTCACCTACAAGGCCGACGGGCAGTCCTACACGCTGACCGACGGCAAGCCGGCCAGGGTGCTGCACGAGTTGTTGGCGTGA